The DNA window TGTCTGACTGGGATCTCTCCACCTTGCTTACCCCGTCCTCTTCATGGATGTGGTCCGGGTGTTCTTCGTCGCTCTCGTCTTCATTTAAGTCTCTCCCATTATccccctcatcctcctctctgtgaaTGTCTAAACCGGTGTTCTGAAAATAAGCCATAAGTGGCTTCATTTTAAAAGCAATCTTTCTCCGCACCATTTTGTCTTCAGCTCGTTTGGCGCCCTGGTTTTCACAATGTGCGTGCATGTGGTCACGTGTCTGTTTTCGAACGGCTGCATTGGTTAGATGAGAAGCACTGTATTTCAGGTCTGATAACACAGCCTACATAGATTGACTGCGGCTGTGTTGGTAGATTCAGAATCAGTAGCCTACAGCctaaacatttgtgtttttttttcccaaacaaaGAAATCAACTACCGTTAAcgttaaacaacaaaacagtgcaTGTACTAACATTTTTGTAGCACTTGCACTGGTGCTACTGAAAATAATTTTCTGGTCGCACAGGAAAGTATCCACTCGCAAATGCGACTAAAACACTTACACTGTCGAGCCCTGCTCTAAGGTCAGATTTCCGTGGTGGAAAGTCGGCGAAATCTCACCAATGCCACCCCAAAATCCAAGGTGGTTGCTCCACGCATTAATAGTAGTGAAAGCTGTAGGAATATACTGTTCATCAGCACCTCTGTCTAATTGTATCTCATTAAATCAGTCGTACACACAGTACCGTCCAACTtctatctgtggacatgttgcttCGGTGCTTGTATGGTCGAAATACAGCGGAACGTGtcaactggtattgctaacaatgAATAACCTGGCTAGATCTGGTAATGCTTGGTTTTCCAAGGTAAATGCAATGATAATGCTTTCAGTTTTGAATAGTAAGAAAGACACAAGCTGTTACCGGTCAGCATGGACGTTATATAACTATGGCCCTACGAATTATGGGTGACCTTCAGATGTAATATCTAGTCATCATAGAATCTCAAAATGGCTGAAACACAACAATTTAAACAGCAGGAGAAATACAGGAACATTGGAGCTTCAGTTGTTTAGTTTGTCAGTCTGCTTTTGTCTGTTGCCATGTGATAAATTCACAGGATGCCTTTTTTCTGCCTCCATTCTTGTCTTGTTACAAGCAAAAGAAAGATGTCTcttgtgttactgttgtttaAAAAATCCGATTTTGGTTTCCCTAGGGGTCTGCTGCACAAGACGAATATACCCAAAGATGCTGTCGACTACATCATCTACGGAACAGTCATTCAGGAGGTCAAAACCAGCAACGTAGCAAGAGAGgtattatcacacacacacacacacacacacacacacacacacagaggtacatACACGAAATGAGTATGGTATCTGGAGCAGGACTTGTTCTACAACCAAAGGAGCATTTTTGAGCTGCTGTCCAGGTGTGCATCTCCTTCATTTTTCACTGTGGTTTCAGGCAGCACTAGGTGCAGGCTTCTCTGACAAGATCCCAGCTCACACTGTCACCATGGCCTGCATCTCCTCCAACCAGGCAATGACCTCAGGTATGTCAGGGAGAGAAATCTCCACGCAGGCCTCTTCCATTTGACATGTAGCATAAATTATGGGCTTTTATCGACTCTCGGGTGAAATTAAACGATGTACTTTGGCTTCATGCTGAATTAATTCAACTTAATTTTGACCCCctgtaaaagcaaaacaaacaagctctCTAGCTGAGTTTAAGACATCAGTATAAAAAAAACGTAAATATCACATAAGGCACTTACATTTAAGAACACTAGGGATTAACAAACTGGTCCTatgtttttttgggttgtttccCTCTTTGTATaattgttgtctgtctgtttgttctcCACCCTCCTCTCCAGCCGTTGGCCTTATTGCTGCAGGCCAGTGTGACACTGTTGTGGCAGGAGGGGTGGAGTTTATGTCTGATGTTCCTATCCGTCACAGCCGTAAGATGAGGAAAACCATGCTGGCCTTGAACAGAGCCAAGTCCCTCGGCCAGAGGCTTAGTCTGATTGGCAGCATCCGGATGGCACACCTCTCCCCAGAGGTATTTCATCACATAAAGGGGACCTATAATGCATTTCCTCATTTTCTGTTACATATATAATGCTACAATGTCAGATGATTGTATTAAACATGGCtgaagtttcaaataatgaggtaaatgtatgtaaaagtaactcctgtgagcaaaaacctcaggcttcagaaaGTTGTGAATACTCTGCTTCTCTACTTTGGCTGCAAGCAGACGTCATattgtgacagatttctttatatggtcaccTGTGCCAGGCACATTACTGCAAGTTTTTACATTatgtacactgctacatgtagctacatgctaacgtcagggataTATATGTAATCTTGGGTGCAGATGTTGCTAATTTTCTcgtgatttcagatcatattcctggcGCTACCGCTACTCTCCTTTATAGTCATTCCCCTGGCTATGGTGCAGAGACGCCGAGATAGGGCTGAGCAGTGATTGATATTATATTGACATCATGATGTGTgactagatattgtcttagattttgcaTGTCGCAAGTGtcgtcttttcctggtttttaaGGCTGCGTTGCAGTAAACTGATTTTAAAGAGACAGATGCTAAAACAGAGCGTCTTAGACAAAAGGTGACTACAGGTgtttcagcacagacagtataagGAAAATTAAGTGCATttatgttctagtagaaacataaaatacaagtatgaacccgAAAAATGAGCATAACAGGGCTCTTCAAGCGCTCGCACCAGTTTTAGtttcttaaatttaatttgcaATGTCAGAAATCAGATTTCTTCTCTTAGACctttgacatacagtacagtatttcctcctgtaacatttttattatgtgtgtgtagCTTCCTGCTGTGGCCGAGTTCTCCACATCTGAAACCATGGGCCACAGTGCAGACCGTCTGGCTGCTGCATTTGGCGTCTCCAGAGTGGAGCAGGATGAGTTTGCCACGCGATCCCACAGTCTGGCCAAACAGGCACAGGATGCCGGTCTGTTGAAGGATGTCATCTCTTTTAAAGTGCCAGGTGATCACTGCTTCGCGCATTAAACTGAGATACATGACATTACAAAGTAATGGATGGCTGTTGATGCTTAAATTGCTGATGTCATTTGTCTGTGCTTGTTGTCACCAGGCCGTGATATTGTTTCCAAGGACAACGGCATCCGCCCATCTTCCATGGAGCAAATGGGCAAACTAAAGCCCGCCTTCATTAAACCTCACGGCACAGTCACAGCCGGCAACTCCTCCTTCCTGGTAAACACATATACATCATGCCCTATAGCACCCTGTGTACTTAAATTCCTATGTCCTGGCTCAAAAACACCATCAGCATAGATATGACTATTTGTCAGGTCAAATCTATATATAacgcacatttaaaaacaccccAAGTTGAACAGTTTGCTCTACAGAACAGAGCAGGTAGCTGAAATCACAAatgtaagacaaaaaaaacctcaaaacaCGGATGTTAACATCGATGCGTACACCTCATAGACACTTAACAACAACTCAAAGGCATAGTCACAGATCCAAAAACAGCCATATCAAGAGGATTTAAACGCTAGTGAGTAAAACTAAAACCAACCGATAGGGTGGGAGATGGTGTTTCCCAGTCTAGGGGCTGTAACCGCAAAGACGCGGTCAACCCTGAGCTTGAGGTGAGATCGAAGGACAGCCAGGAGCCTCAAGTTAGCAGACCTCAGGGACTTAAAGGTAGCATAAAGGTTAGGGAGGTCTGAGATATAGGAGGGGCCACAACATTCAGGGCTTTATAGACAAACAGGAGAACCATAAAATCAACTCTGAACTGTACCGGCAGCCACTGGAGGGAGTCCCAAAACAGAGGTAATGTGGTCCCTCTTCCAGGTACCTGTGGACTTCTTAgttgaaaacaaacacgcaAAGCTACACACACATCCAGCTGCAAAAGCAAAGCAACTTTGGCtttgtaattttaaaatttCCCCTTTATAATTAAAATTTCTGGTAACTTTTTGGGGCACTCATGAAACGATTTGTTTAGCCCTGCTGAAGCTATCTCCCCCGACTCTCTTTCTACTGTTCTCTCTCACAAGTGGAAGCATTGTCGTCACTCATTAACTGCCCTCAcattaaataaactgtttgtgtgtgtcctcagaCTGACGGTGCCTCTGCTGTGCTCATCATGTCTGAAGAGAAAGCTTTGGCAATGGGTTACAAGCCTAAAGCCTACCTCAGGTATGTGCACCCTCTCTGTTTGGTAGAGCAGCCTCAATTTCCCCAGTGATGCTCTTTCTAATGTGTTGATCATATCGTATTTGTGTCCTTACAGAGACTTTGTCTACGTGTCCCAGGACCCCAAAGATCAGCTGCTTTTGGGGTGAGTTCACAAATTTAGCTGAAGAAAAGCTAACCAACATTTAgttaacactgtgtgtgtagGTAAGGATAGGTTTTATACCAAAAGTTTGagtctgttttctgtttgacaCGGGGCCCTTTTTAACTCCCCAGGCCAACATACGGTACGCCGAAGGCCCTGGAACGGGCTGGCTTGAGCATGAGTGACATCGATGTTTTTGAGTTCCACGAGGCATTCGCAGTAAGTTATCAAACAGCAAACAATGAAATAATGGCAGTAATACCACATGTTGCGCTGATGAGCCAGCCTTAATCATCCCAGGGGAAATTCTTTTACCTCAGCAGCCCTATACACATATGTATTTCATAAGTGATTAAACTGGAGTGTCTCAGTTTCTGTGTCTGCCTCAGTCCAACTGTGGCCTGTGTTATTCATGAGCATCAATGTTGGAGTAAGATTTGACCGGTCGACTACACATCCTGCGCTTTGGAATCAGTGgaaatcaatgtgttttctttctggTATCTATGGCAACACTGGagatgtatttgtgtgtgttttccagggCCAGATAATGGCAAATCTGAAGGCTATGGACTCGGATTGGTTCGCCCAGACATACATGGGCAGGAAATCGAAGGTAAAGACAGCTGCTGGTCATATATTACACACTGCAACGGATAAACTTTCTGCACAGACTAAATTAAAGGCAACAATGATTTTATGTAAGCATTTGGTATTGGTGTAATTGTACTTTTATAACGCAtgtactgtaaaacaaaaacaggaagtaataTCACTGAACATCAATCAGAAAAGAGATGTTTTTGCTTAGTTCTTGGTACTTTTCAATTATTCACACAAGCTTTAACCCGGACCGTCAGTGTCTGTTTATATCCACCGCCTCTGTGAATGCTGAGTTCTGATACTGCAGAAAGAAACCCTGTAAATATCAGTCCTGACAAAATCTTTGTTGTGTCTTTCTGTAGGTTGGAACTCCTCCCATGGAGAAGTTTAACCTGTGGGGTGGCTCCCTGTCTTTGGGTCATCCGTTCGGTGCCACGGGCTGCAGGCTGGTAACCACAGTGGCACACCGGTTGCAGAAGGAGGGAGGACAGTACGGACTGGTGGCGGCTTGCGCTGCCGGAGGACAGGTAATTATTGGGTGACGTCAGCAGTGTCACACAAGccgctttttctttttaactttaatTAGATTTTCATAATTTAAGAGAGGGGCAGATCACCggaaatcaaaaatatatatttgtagattatattatattatattatattatatatatataatggaactagatggcgctcagctTGTGGTTCTCAAAGCACcaacaaaaatacatctgaaataCATTTCCAGAAATCACGATTTCCTGATtactaaagataatccacagatcttgttgtgagcagtttcatgtaggaccTTTTTAGGGAAACGCGCTTCTTCTGTTCgctcacttagcaccactgagcatCCTAACGTTTCAGCTCAGCCAAGGActacgccattaatgtttacatctcactctgtcatgagcctctcgtccatgagtagatgcactcttccttctggcAGTaatacggttggcaggtgtagctctgcaggaaacaaaaaaaggtttctacatgaaactgctcacaacaaggtctgtggattatcttgagtaaccaggtcatgatttctggaaagagacattgctgttgagtttttcaaatgtattttttaggcgctgtgagcaccacaagctgagtgccatctggttccattatatcggagagaaggcagacatctttacggccgatatctccaacacttctGCAACTCACACCTGACAAAcatgtattgttgtgttttccaggGTCATGCCATGGTGATTGAGGCCTACCCCCAGTAAAATACTTCAACCCACATCTGTGATTTAACCTTATGATCATAACGACGACTACAGACGCTAACATCCAGACGACAGAGCATAAATATTAGCACCACCATGCCTTCACCAGAGCCACATGCAGTGTGTGAGTGCGCTTTAGGAATCTTGTGTAAATTCAACTTTGCATAGATGCAGTTAAATTATATCAGAATGTTGTCGAACAATATCGCATATGAGTTTATGGACTCTGCGGTGCATCACGTTGGCATGTCGCTGAGTCGAATGTAACATAGCTAAATATTAGCACTCTAATGAGATGCAGTGATTCTAATGTTTGTATACgctgtaatgtttttttcttacaaacTGCTGGAATTAAACGGTGTGACGATGACCACACTGACACTCATTTCTGGGGTTGCTACTCTTTCTTGCTCTGAAAATGGGCCTTTTTCAAAGCAGTCAACGGGAAAAGCACAGATGGTACAAATCACAATagtggctctgttctgttcccagcaagtgtcccagtaagacAAAATGCACAATACCAGGGCCCTGGAATTGAAGCAGCTAAATTGAATTCAaccatcattatttatttatgttttattatttatacataataaatatatcTCAACTTGTCTTGTATTAAAAGGGCCAGTTAGCTGCACCTGCACAGTGATTATCAGGAGCTAGAATACTAAAAAAATTCACAGGTTCCATCTtctaaaatgtgaatatttgatCTTATGTGAGAATAAGCTGAATACTTTGGGGTCTTGGACTGTTGCACAGAGACATTTGGAGACACTTACTATTAACTCATCTGCCAAATATACCAGGTACAACCCAAGCCACACTAGATGAAGGAGAAGCCATCGTGAATAAGTGCCACAGTGCTCACACAAAGTTGCAGGTGTGTGAAGGAAGACATAAGGGAGAAATTATAgaatttttcttttgtatttatCCTTCATTTAAATCAGAAAAGTCTCATTAAGAAACAGTATCTCTTCTGCCAGGCAGTCCTGGTTAAAATGggcagaaaaattaaaaaacgtTCAAATACAAGTACGTATGGAATTTTTTCTGATGCCCCAGTGTTATAGCTACTGGAGTAACACGTCACTGAACTAGAATGTTCCTCTGCAATTTACCTGATAAAAATCAACATGGATTTTTCTCCTTAAACACAATAAAGTCCATCGAACCATTTCCCATAAGGTTTTCTTATAAGGTTAATGAGactgaggagagagggagaggacaaTATCattgtgatgggcatttttcactattttctgacatttttacacTAATTGAGAAATTATTAGAGAATTATACAGTTATGAAAATAATATGTTGCAGCCCTAATCTGATGTGACAAAAAatacttaaaggataactttaaggcatttttcaacctggaccctatttccttGTGTAAAGTGGTCAAAGAGACAGAtgtgaacaacagtttttgacactggtccagtattgagcgagcgGGCAGCAGCGGCGGGACAGGCTGCAATGGAAGCACATGGGGCAATTGAACACTCACTGTATGTCCATTAAATTTGGTTATTTTCACcacagacaggctcagattgttattataaagcctcctttccaccaaacacttttagtatggtacctttggaaacAACAGTAACCCtacagacatggtacctagaccctagcgtttccactgcaaacagtactcttaaatgtgggcggggttgttgtcattctgctctgtccagcactcactttatttcctcctttatcaatctgcaccttgtttatcatccacagaacgaggcaaaataaaacaggctgcagtgagagtctctctccatgggatatttaaaaaaagcagatttgtgcatttagtccttctcaggcaagctcaggggtttagtgttgctggagcccacaggaacagcAATCCAAAATGCTTATTTTCCCCCTCAGAgcgaggattagaatatatgcagacCACATAATTCAGcctaaattaatatatatttttaaacccTTGAGGATCTACTCAttactagtctgagtgggtggaagttttctgcatagatcagcctctcattgagcggaacgagccacccgctgaagtcccgccctaccacctccggttgtgtagcagttttcaaccattttcaacatgtcctttactaacttttgcagtgtttgatcttgtggggatgtagccatttttctgccatggttcgcgtcctgtaggcgatatttttgtgggcgtgttacaccaaaacctgtttccctcCAGCagtatttttgcaagcgcatcgttgctgtggcaccgcccagaacgattgtgattggttgaaagaaatacaagcagccaggcgttttttcctccaatcttaaagtgagagtcagcccagccagatgtttcttttcttgagaaaggtctggtgagcgagaccaactcattactaaaagtgtgtgtccaagagagacaataaaaagtaaagtaacggtcaaagttgtcacagtgagtGTGCTGATGAATTTACATTGTCAACTCatacactgagtaacattataagtaaacgttccaccttaaaagttgccggcagtcgacCCAGTGaattcagttattttttcatccttccattttatagttacagtttactaataaaactctccacagtatgaacagtggttacatgagcctcaaaaccagccacaactcagccctgaccagagtgaccgtcctctactgaccaatcaacggactgcagtgttcacagctccaccttttagtaccagatctgtgtgctaggtaccccaacagaggggagaccaaaaatggggacagtacggaatggttccattgataccatccacaacttttcacggtggaaacggaaaaaagcGTAAAAGCGTTCTGAAACATCACGAGATGTCACTTGTTGCAGGCAGACAACAGTGGAGTGACATTTAGAAAGAGTGTATTTAGCAAAATGTATTCTAGCGTTATCTAAAAGATTTTTAATATCATGGATTATTATTTCTGATTTCAACAAGGTGGCTCAGGCCTTTGAATTAGATCACTGCCCGCATTTATTTGTGACAGAGTATAAGCATGAAGAGAGGATGAAAAGGCAGAGAAAAAAGGCAGTGTAGGTTTTTATCTTACTGTTCACATATTCATCACATCTTGCCGATGCTTCTCGTTAAGACACTGTCccctttgctgctgtaacactgcAAATTTTCCCACTGTAGGAATAACA is part of the Epinephelus fuscoguttatus linkage group LG11, E.fuscoguttatus.final_Chr_v1 genome and encodes:
- the hadhb gene encoding trifunctional enzyme subunit beta, mitochondrial; its protein translation is MASMLLNTVRGCSVSPSWAVRLGARSLSTTAQLQAQVQTKSKKTLARPGVKNIVLVEGVRTPFLMSGTTYADLMPHDLARAALQGLLHKTNIPKDAVDYIIYGTVIQEVKTSNVAREAALGAGFSDKIPAHTVTMACISSNQAMTSAVGLIAAGQCDTVVAGGVEFMSDVPIRHSRKMRKTMLALNRAKSLGQRLSLIGSIRMAHLSPELPAVAEFSTSETMGHSADRLAAAFGVSRVEQDEFATRSHSLAKQAQDAGLLKDVISFKVPGRDIVSKDNGIRPSSMEQMGKLKPAFIKPHGTVTAGNSSFLTDGASAVLIMSEEKALAMGYKPKAYLRDFVYVSQDPKDQLLLGPTYGTPKALERAGLSMSDIDVFEFHEAFAGQIMANLKAMDSDWFAQTYMGRKSKVGTPPMEKFNLWGGSLSLGHPFGATGCRLVTTVAHRLQKEGGQYGLVAACAAGGQGHAMVIEAYPQ